Proteins from a single region of Neodiprion virginianus isolate iyNeoVirg1 chromosome 4, iyNeoVirg1.1, whole genome shotgun sequence:
- the LOC124301958 gene encoding proteasome subunit beta type-4 — protein sequence MIAQNTLKAQVSQNMAFLGEANRYSPFLAAQNDSFHSASYDLSANTLVPDIYGSQRSQAPLTTATSVVGLQFKDGVVIAADVLGSYGSLARFRNCQRIMKVNDNIILGAGGDYADFQYLKNIIEQKILEEECLDDGFSLKPKSLHCWLTRVMYNRRSKFDPFWNNFIIAGLEYGQPFMGTVDKLGTAYIDPVIATGYGAYMATPLLRKALESKPDLNKEEAIDILTKAMQVLFYRDARSFPKYQIGIISKEGIEIRGPLTLESNWELAHMIG from the exons ATGATTGCGCAGAACACACTGAAAGCACAAGTCAGTCAAAACATGGCGTTTCTAGGCGAAGCTAATCGTTATTCTCCGTTTTTGGCAGCGCAAAATGACTCGTTTCATAGTGCTTCGTATGATTTGTCAGCCAATACTTTGGTCCCAGACATTTACGGTTCACAACGATCACA GGCACCATTGACTACCGCGACTTCAGTAGTTGGACTTCAATTCAAAGACGGAGTTGTGATAGCAGCTGATGTGCTCGGGTCGTACGGGTCATTGGCCCGCTTCCGAAATTGTCAGCGCATAATGAAGGTCAATGACAATATCATCTTGGGAGCTGGTGGAGATTATGCAGATTTTCAGTACCTGAAGAACATCATTGAACAAAAGAT ACTTGAAGAAGAATGCCTAGACGATGGATTCTCCTTGAAACCTAAATCACTGCACTGTTGGTTGACTAGAGTAATGTACAATAGGCGCTCGAAATTCGAtccgttttggaacaattttATCATCGCTGGACTGGAATATGGACAGCC GTTCATGGGAACGGTAGACAAGCTCGGAACAGCTTACATTGATCCTGTGATTGCAACTGGTTACGGAGCTTACATGGCTACACCTCTGTTAAGAAAGGCTCTAGAGTCTAAGCCAGATTTGAATAAAGAAGAAGCTATAGATATTTTGACCAAAGCCATGCAGGTTCTCTTTTACAGAGATGCCAGATCATTTCCAAAG TACCAAATTGGAATCATAAGTAAAGAAGGAATAGAGATTAGGGGACCACTGACACTAGAAAGCAACTGGGAGCTTGCTCACATGATTGGATAA